From a region of the Cyprinus carpio isolate SPL01 chromosome B21, ASM1834038v1, whole genome shotgun sequence genome:
- the c6 gene encoding complement component C6, whose protein sequence is MDRATIPLVLLCTLASFTPIMGCFCDHYPWSSWSYCTKTCNSGTQARTRTVRNDEHWNKNNCFQYCQTHETRACSVEACPIHCQLTEFGPWSECSPCAKKSFRTRSVLRPAQFGGDDCSPSLTEERACHPSKECGIDPVNCKDKFTCDSGRCISATLQCNKQNDCGDNSDERDCEQTKSVCASERIFAFIPGADLIGYGFDAAAEQMRGAVLDNSFMGGACTLQRHRRNYYRIPANIERYEIKVENLEDIKVQEINAQKVNLAEESQRLFLKEAVKSSQQKDSEFYRVHQVVATSTFRLKSSGLYLADQFLQFLNSLPLEYNYALYRQIFQLFGTHYFSSGTLGGKYDLLFQYDREELKTNGLTEADMNSCFSQDSSIFTIFYNRKSYSSTCGKHTVQTKYEGSIVKAAEKCITTVQGGRAEFTAALAWEKRGVSPDSTTYQDWVKSTIDNPTVIDFELLPLVDLVRGFPCAVTKRRHLYKALEEYQTEFDSCKCAPCPNNARPALSGTECICICQTGTYGANCEKRARDYTSDKVDGRWSCWSSWSTCDATLKKHRSRTCNNPAPQQGGRPCQGPEKQVEECTISIFQTQNVCINDDDFETEGSRESQLPPGASGCPKPHSPANSHLRINKRQYDYGDHEEFVCFTGFKLDGYQLIHCLQDGTWEKPKGRCIKHICSKPTVPDGMTIYPDKTEFQVGSDIMLACLESGMSPSGRQYYTCGKSLVWEPNIPQDIHCKIDKPFVPDSNCKPGEIHDGTKCICMSKERCRNYRADLCVFDADKETAIMMSLCAFHADRCHGDRLYFMNNGPCKTDAGSLDWAKFRASVSEQSSVREPCGSDTCYDWETCSVSKTCECKIPRECSKDGKQMYCLKIVRTQSTRSLNLCFMAAMKCSKMEFELLHEGPCASS, encoded by the exons ATGGATCGTGCTACCATTCCCCTCGTCCTACTCTGCACCCTGGCTTCATTTACTCCCATTATGGGATGTTTCTGTGACCATTACCCATGGAGTTCATGGTCCTATTGCACCAAAACCTGTAACTCTGGTACCCAAGCACGAACAAG GACTGTACGCAATGATGAGCACTGGAACAAAAACAATTGTTTCCAGTACTGTCAGACTCATGAGACCAGAGCATGCAGTGTTGAGGCTTGTCCCATACACTGTCAGCTGACTGAGTTTGGACCCTGGTCCGAATGCTCGCCGTGTGCCAAAAAATCT TTCAGAACCAGGTCTGTTTTGAGGCCAGCTCAATTTGGGGGGGACGACTGTAGTCCATCTCTTACAGAGGAAAGAGCCTGCCATCCCTCCAAGGAATGTGGGATTGATCCTGTCAACTGTAAAGACAAGTTCACCTGTGACAGTG GAAGATGTATAAGCGCTACTCTGCAGTGCAACAAGCAGAACGACTGTGGAGACAACTCTGATGAAAGAGACTGTGAGCAGACAAAAAGCGTGTGTGCAAGTGAACGGATATTTGCTTTCATTCCTGGAGCAGACCTGATTGGTTATGG atttgatgCTGCAGCAGAGCAGATGAGAGGCGCTGTTTTGGACAACTCATTCATGGGTGGTGCATGCACTCTACAAAGACACAGGAGAAACTACTACAGAATCCCTGCCAACATTGAGAGATATGAAATCAAG GTAGAAAATCTTGAGGATATTAAAGTGCAAGAAATCAACGCCCAAAAAGTCAACTTGGCCGAAGAATCACAACGTTTATTCCTCAAAGAGGCAGTGAAATCATCTCAACAAAAG GACTCTGAGTTTTACAGGGTGCATCAGGTTGTTGCCACATCAACATTCAGACTGAAATCCTCTGGCCTCTACTTAGCAGACCAGTTCCTTCAGTTTCTGAACAGTCTGCCACTGGAATACAACTACGCCCTTTACAGACAGATCTTCCAGCTGTTTGGGACACATTATTTCAGCTCTGGGACATTAGGGGGGAAGTATGACCTCCTTTTCCAATATGATCGAGAAGAACTAAAAACCAATG GACTGACAGAAGCAGATATGAATAGTTGTTTTAGTCAAGATTCCTCCATCTTTACTATATTCTATAACAGAAAATCATATAGTTCCACATGTGGGAAACATACGGTACAAACCAAATATGAAG GGTCAATTGTAAAAGCAGCAGAGAAGTGTATCACGACAGTGCAAGGAGGGagagctgaatttacagcagccCTGGCCTGGGAGAAGAGGGGTGTATCGCCAGACAGCACCACATACCAGGACTGGGTCAAATCTACAATAGACAATCCAACTGTTATAGATTTTGAG CTTTTGCCTTTAGTGGATTTGGTTCGGGGCTTCCCTTGTGCTGTGACGAAGAGAAGGCATCTTTATAAGGCACTGGAAGAATATCAGACTGAATTTGATTCCTGCAAATGTGCCCCCTGCCCAAACAATGCTCGGCCTGCTCTTTCTGGAACAGAGTGCATTTGTATTTGCCAGACAGGGACCTATGGAGCAAACTGCGAGAAACGAGCCCGGGACTATACTTCAG ACAAAGTTGATGGGCGCTGGAGTTGCTGGAGCTCTTGGAGTACTTGTGACGCCACCTTGAAGAAGCATCGCTCACGGACCTGTAACAACCCTGCACCGCAGCAAGGAGGCAGACCCTGCCAAGGCCCTGAGAAACAGGTGGAGGAATGCACCATCTCTATTTTCCAGAC GCAAAATGTGTGCATTAATGATGATGACTTTGAGACTGAAGGGTCCCGTGAGAGCCAGTTGCCCCCTGGAGCTTCTGGCTGTCCAAAACCCCATTCACCTGCCAACAGCCACCTGAGG ATCAACAAACGTCAGTACGATTATGGAGACCACGAGGAGTTTGTTTGCTTCACTGGTTTTAAACTGGATGGATACCAGCTCATTCACTGTTTGCAAGATGGAACTTGGGAGAAACCAAAGGGACGGTGCATTA AACACATTTGCTCCAAACCAACAGTACCTGATGGCATGACGATATACCCAGACAAAACAGAGTTTCAAGTAGGAAGTGACATCATGCTGGCCTGCTTAGAGAGTGGCATGAGTCCCTCAGGGCGTCAATATTACACGTGTGGGAAAAGTCTTGTTTGGGAGCCAAACATCCCACAAGACATACACTGCAAGATAG ATAAACCCTTTGTACCAGACAGCAACTGTAAACCAGGAGAGATTCATGATGGGACTAAATGCATCTGCATGTCCAAAGAGAGATGCAG AAATTACAGAGCAGATTTGTGTGTCTTTGACGCTGACAAGGAGACTGCCATTATGATGTCCCTCTGTGCATTTCATGCTGACCGTTGTCATGGAGACAGATTATACTTTATGAATAATGGACCATGCAAAACCGACGCAGGCAGTCTGGACTGGGCCAAATTCAGGGCCAGTGTTTCTGAGCAGAGCTCGGTGCGGGAGCCCTGCGGTTCAGACACCTGTTACGACTGGGAGACCTGCTCAG TATCAAAAACTTGTGAGTGCAAAATCCCCAGAGAATGTTCCAAAGATGGGAAACAAATGTACTGCTTGAAAATTGTGAGAACGCAAAGCACACGGAGCTTGAATCTGTGCTTCATGGCTGCCATGAAGTGCAGCAAGATGGAGTTTGAGCTTCTGCATGAAGGTCCTTGTGCAAGTTCTTAA